In Aedes albopictus strain Foshan chromosome 3, AalbF5, whole genome shotgun sequence, the genomic window GGGCAATTAGCAGCGCGACAGGTGATGCCGCGGGATCTACCATCATTTTCCGGAGACCCACAAGACTGGCCGTTGTTTTCTAGTTCGTTTTATAATTCTACGGCAGCCTGCGGATACACGGACGTGGAAAACCTTGCCCGCTTGCAGCGCTGCTTGAAGGGACATGCGCTGGAGTCCGTGAAGAGCCGCTTGTTAATGCCGCAGTCAGTTCCGCACGTGATGGAAACTCTACGGATGCTGTACGGGCGACCGGACATCCTGATCCATTCTCTGCTGCAGAAGCTACGAAATGTTGCCTCACCAAGAAATGAGAATTTGCAGTCAATAATCAACTACGGAATGGCAGTGCGCAATCTTGTCGACCATATGTTCATTGCGGATTTAGGCGATCACCTACGAAATCCTATGTTGCTTTATGAACTGGTAGAAAAACTTCCACCACAAATGCGAATGCAATGGTCCTGGTACAAGCGCTCAATTGCTGAGGTCAACCTGGCGACATTCGGTGAATTCATGTCAGAGTTAGTAAAGACAGCGACAGATGTTACGATTCCGGTGGATTCTTCAAGCCAGACTAAATCATCCAACTCAGGACGAGACAAGCAAAAACTGTATGCCCACGCAGAAGCTGATGGTTGCCAATCAGCAGAAGTAATGTCGGATAGGCAGCCTCATTTTAGAGATTCGGAAAGTACGAAGAGACTGTGCGCTTACTGTTCTGATGACGATCATGAAGTCGCGCGATGCCCCCAGTTCAAGGCTTTAGATCTCGACGGAAGGTGGAAAGCGATTCGATCGAAAGGACTTTGCAGAACCTGCTTGATTCCACATCGGAAATGGCCGTGCCGTTCGGGCAAGGAGTGTGGAGTGGATGGCTGCCGATTCCGTCATCATACCCTGCTACACTCGCGTCTGGAGTCAACGGGTGATGCGAAGACTAGCGAAAACGTCGCGCGACAAAATTACCATTCAGTGAACAGATTCTCTCTGTTTCGCTATCTGCCCGTAACACTCGAAGGGAACGGAAAGAAGGTGAATACGTTTGCCTTTCTGGATGACGGAAGTGAGTCTACGTTAATGGAGTCTGGACTTGCAGCGGAACTGGACGTCAGCGGCCCCGAAGAACCTTTCTGGTTAGGCTGGACTGGGAATATATCTCGAGAAGAGAAAGGCTCCCAGCGAATCTCAGTAGCGATTTCAGGAACAGGACTGAAAAGCCAATTCCGACTAAACAACGTACGCACGGTGCAGTCTTTAAAGCTACAAAGTAAATCACTCCCCTACCTCGAACTTCAGAAAATGTATCCACACCTGAGAGGACTCCCGTTGCGCAGCTACACAGACGCGGTACCGAGGATCATCATCGGCATCGAGCATGCGCAGATGCTTACGACTTTGAAAGTGCGAGAAGGCGGTGCAAACGATCCAATTGCAGCGAAGACGCGGCTAGGCTGGTGCGTTTACGGAAAACAGGTCGACGGTGGATGTACAGTTTCCAGGCTTAATTCCCATTCCGACGAGATCGGGAACCGAGAGTTACACGAGCAGATGAAGCAGTATTTCAACATCGAGCAAGCAGCGGTGGCTACTCCACTAGAGTCAGAGGAGGACAAAAGAGCTCGCAGAATACTGGAGAAAACAACTAGAAGGGTCGATGGCGGGTTCGAGACCGGACTCCTGTGGAAGTATGACCATCCATTGTTCCCAAACAGCTATCCACTTGCGGTGCGCAGGATGCAGTCATTGGAGAAGCGGCTGGCCAAAGAACCAGGTCTTAAAGAACGAGTGAATAATCAGATAGCAGAGTACGAGTCGAAAGGATACGCCCACCGAATATCACAAGAGGAAATTGAGACAACAAATCCGGATCGTGTATGGTACCTGCCACTTAGCATCGTGACGAATCCGAAGAAGCCGGAGAAAATCCGTCTGATTTGGGACGCTGCAGCTCGAGTCAACGGCGTTTCTTTCAACGACATGCTCATCAAAGGACCAGACATGTTGACGTCAATGTTCACAGTCCTGCTACGGTTCCGTCAGCGTTCAGTTGCCGTGTGTGGAGACATAAAAGAAATGTTCCACCAAGTTCGGATCATCCCACAAGATAAGCAATCGCAGCGGTTCATCTATCGAGATCATCCAGATCAATCCCCTCAGATATTCGTTATGGATGTTGCAACGTTCGGTGCGACATGCTCACCGTGTTCCGCACAGTTCGTCAAGAACACCAACGCCCAGAACTACGCATCGCAATTCCCAAGAGCTGCGGATGCGATCGTTAATGCCCATTATGTCGATGACTACCTTGACAGTGTAGACACGATCGACGAAGCGGTCAAATTGGTGAAAGATGTAAAGTTCGTTCATGCTCAAGGTGGTTTCGACATCCGGAACTTCTCATCCAACTCGGCTGAAGTGTTACAACGTCTGGGCGAGACCGAGAACGTGAAGGAGAAATCAATCATTCTTGATAAATCTTCGGTTACGGAGCGTGTTCTGGGGATGGTGTGGAGACCAACGGTTGACGTATTCACCTTTGATACCACTCTGAAAGATGATCTTACGAGGCTACTGGTAGAAGGAGACACACCCACAAAACGGCAGGTGTTGAGGCTCGTAATGTCGCTGTTTGACCCTTACGGGTTCATCGCCCATTTCATCATTCACGGCAAGATCCTCATGCAGCACATTTGGAGATCTGGAACAGACTGGGACGAAAAGATTGTGGATGAGCTCCACGATCTGTGGAAGGACTGGACACGTCTCTTGATGCAATTGGGCGAAGTAGAGGTTCCCCGCTGTTTTTTCGGTACGGCAAATAGTAAACTGCACAGTGGGATACAGCTTCACGTGTTCGTCGACGCAAGTGAGTTAGCGTATGCTTGCGTTGCATATTTGCGTATCGTCCATGATGGTAAAGTGCGGTGCGTGTTAGTTGCAGCGAAGACGAAGGTGGCGCCGCTTAAACCGCTCTCCATCCCACGCTTGGAGCTGCAAGCCGGCCTGATAGGCAGCCGATTGCTGAACAACATCTGTACTGCCTTGGATCTGCCAATAGAAAAGCGGTACGTTTGGACAGATTCCAGAACATCTCTCGCGTGGATTCGCTCGGATAGTCGCCGCTATCATCCATACGTGGGCTTTCGTGTCGGCGAGATTCTTAATTTTTCTACCGTCGATGAGTGGCACTACGTTCCATCGAAACAGAACGTGGCTGACGACGCCACCAAGTGGGGAGTTGGACCTAGCTTTAGTGCAAGTAGTCGTTGGTACACGGGTCCGGATTATCTCTTCTTGCCAGAGAACGAATGGCCAGAGCAGCCAGTGAAACAATTGATGACCGATGAGGAGCTACGTACTGGACTGCAGCATCATCGAGAAATGTCGCAGCCTCTGATTGacgtgagaagattctcgaattGGAACCGCTTGTTACGCACGACGGCGTATTTGTTGCGCGCAGTGAAGATGTTCCGAACGCGAGGCCAATCTGGACCGCTAACCAGCGAGGAGTTGCTGCAGGCTGAAAGCTTGTTGTGGCGACAGGTGCAGTATGAAACATTTCCCGACGAGTACTGTGTGCTGGAGTTCAACAAAGCGAATCCTGAGAAAGAGCAGAAGCGAATCGAGAAGGGCAGTCCATTGTACGAACAGTCACCGTTTATGGATAATGTGGGCGTGATAAGGATGAATAGCAGGATTGGTGCTGCTTCCACCGTACCCTTTGGAACGAAATATCCGATAATTTTGCCGAAAGATCACTATCTGACAGCTCTTCTGGTCGACAGTTACCACAGGCGATACAAACATCAGAACCGTGAAACTGTTTTCAACGAAATACGTCAGCAATT contains:
- the LOC109431025 gene encoding uncharacterized protein LOC109431025, with protein sequence MVGCDMCDIWLHQECAGITSETHDPNKSWRCERCIHDEATEIASNRTRHTTRTSSSIRAQRAELALKLLEEEQELIKRNREKEDEFRKKEEEIQRKRAEQDAELLKQKHQLLQSLEDGSGSVRSGMSSSASRKKVESWLGTNRGAVQIPLAEQPQESGSTHPADPAVTMAVSSSSELKSGLDSFEPTATKANNNMPLQCTPSGGQLAARQVMPRDLPSFSGDPQDWPLFSSSFYNSTAACGYTDVENLARLQRCLKGHALESVKSRLLMPQSVPHVMETLRMLYGRPDILIHSLLQKLRNVASPRNENLQSIINYGMAVRNLVDHMFIADLGDHLRNPMLLYELVEKLPPQMRMQWSWYKRSIAEVNLATFGEFMSELVKTATDVTIPVDSSSQTKSSNSGRDKQKLYAHAEADGCQSAEVMSDRQPHFRDSESTKRLCAYCSDDDHEVARCPQFKALDLDGRWKAIRSKGLCRTCLIPHRKWPCRSGKECGVDGCRFRHHTLLHSRLESTGDAKTSENVARQNYHSVNRFSLFRYLPVTLEGNGKKVNTFAFLDDGSESTLMESGLAAELDVSGPEEPFWLGWTGNISREEKGSQRISVAISGTGLKSQFRLNNVRTVQSLKLQSKSLPYLELQKMYPHLRGLPLRSYTDAVPRIIIGIEHAQMLTTLKVREGGANDPIAAKTRLGWCVYGKQVDGGCTVSRLNSHSDEIGNRELHEQMKQYFNIEQAAVATPLESEEDKRARRILEKTTRRVDGGFETGLLWKYDHPLFPNSYPLAVRRMQSLEKRLAKEPGLKERVNNQIAEYESKGYAHRISQEEIETTNPDRVWYLPLSIVTNPKKPEKIRLIWDAAARVNGVSFNDMLIKGPDMLTSMFTVLLRFRQRSVAVCGDIKEMFHQVRIIPQDKQSQRFIYRDHPDQSPQIFVMDVATFGATCSPCSAQFVKNTNAQNYASQFPRAADAIVNAHYVDDYLDSVDTIDEAVKLVKDVKFVHAQGGFDIRNFSSNSAEVLQRLGETENVKEKSIILDKSSVTERVLGMVWRPTVDVFTFDTTLKDDLTRLLVEGDTPTKRQVLRLVMSLFDPYGFIAHFIIHGKILMQHIWRSGTDWDEKIVDELHDLWKDWTRLLMQLGEVEVPRCFFGTANSKLHSGIQLHVFVDASELAYACVAYLRIVHDGKVRCVLVAAKTKVAPLKPLSIPRLELQAGLIGSRLLNNICTALDLPIEKRYVWTDSRTSLAWIRSDSRRYHPYVGFRVGEILNFSTVDEWHYVPSKQNVADDATKWGVGPSFSASSRWYTGPDYLFLPENEWPEQPVKQLMTDEELRTGLQHHREMSQPLIDVRRFSNWNRLLRTTAYLLRAVKMFRTRGQSGPLTSEELLQAESLLWRQVQYETFPDEYCVLEFNKANPEKEQKRIEKGSPLYEQSPFMDNVGVIRMNSRIGAASTVPFGTKYPIILPKDHYLTALLVDSYHRRYKHQNRETVFNEIRQQFRIPKLRPLIQRVARSCQSCKLQKSTPRPPIMAPLPKARLTPHIRAFNHTGVDYFGPILVKQGRSLVKRWVALFTCLTTRAVHLEIVHSLSTQSCVMAIRRFVARRGSPSDLYSDNGTCFRGASNLLTEQMEAIHEHCAVTFTNARTSWHFNPPSAPHMGGCWERMVRSVKAAMGAISEHPRHPSDEILETVVLEAEAIVNSRPLTYVPLDNEDQDALTPNHFLLYGSSGVVQPRTSLVTDGATLRDSWKLAQYLADLFWKRWVREYLPTLTRRTKWFEPAKPMGPGDLVIIIDENKRNGWIRGRIVEVTRGRDGQVRSAVVRTAEGCMKRPVVKLALLDVCENQQGGPPELHGRGDVENRPSSNTAEGGVDSGRSPIAVNATAVENECQNKEDRH